The Longimicrobium sp. genomic sequence TGTCGGGGCTGCTCGACATCAGCCAGGGGGGCGAGATCTGGAACGGCACGCGCGGCGCGCTGACCAGCTACGGCACGCACGGCAGCACGCTGGCGTGGCACGGCGCGGGGATCACCACCGCGTTCGGCAGCGGCTTCATGGACCAGTTCACCTACGCGGGCCCCGGGCTGGGCAAGCAGGTGATCATCGACCGCCGCTGGGGCCAGGCCGGCATCGGCAACGGCTTCAACGGGCCGTTCGTGCAGTTCCTCGAGGACGCCAGCTTCGTGAAGCTGCGCGACGTGTCGGTGTCGTACACGATCGACCAGCCGTGGCTGAAGCGCCGCTTCGGGATGAGCAGCATGAACCTGACGCTCTCCGGCCGCAACCTGAAGACGTGGACCGACTACACGGGGATCGACCCCGAGTCGAACCTCACCGGTCAGAGCGTCGGCCGCGGGCTGGACTACTTCAACAACCCGCAGACGCGTTCGTGGGTGATCTCGGTGAACCTGAACCGCTAACCCACGGAGACACGGACAAACCATGCGAAACCTGACCCAACTCGGCCGCGCCCTGAGCGCGGCCGCGCTGGCCGCCTCGCTGGGCGCGTGCTCGGACTTCATCGACAACGTTCCCGGCAACGAGAACGTGGTCCAGAACGCGTCGGTGAGCCAGCTCCTGACCTCGGTGCAGCTGCGCACCTGGCTCTTCAACGAGGGCCACGTGGCACGCGCCACCTCGGTGTGGCTGAACCAGCTGTCGGGCATCGACCGCCAGTTCTCGAGCCTCGACCAGTACGTGTACAGCGAGGACGAGTTCGACAACGAGATGAGCGGCCTGTACGCCGGCAGCGGGCTGCAGGACCTCCGCCTGGCGCGAGCCAAGGCCGACTCGCAGAACCTGACCGCCACCAGCGCGGTGCTGAAGATCCACGAGGCCTTCCTGTTCGGCATGGCCGCCAGCATGTGGGGCGACCTGCCGTACTCGCAGGCCGGCGGCGGGGCCGTGGCGCCCGAGTCGCCGGTGGACGCGCAGGAGGCGGTCTACGCCTCGGTGCAGACGCTGCTGGACCAGGCCATCACCACGCTGAGCGCCGCGCCGTCGGCCTCGGACCTGGCGCTGCTGGGTGACCGCGACCAGTCGTTCGCGGGCAACACGGCGGCGTGGCGGCGGGTGGCCCAGTCGCTGAAGGCGCGCTACTACATGCACTGGGTGGAAGCCCAGGGCGCGGGCGGCGCGGCCGCCACCGCGGCCAACACCGCGTGCGCCGGCAACTGCCTGACCAAGGCGCTGGCGGCCGCCCAGGCCGGCATCAACTCGGCCGCGGGCGACTGGAACTCGGTGCACACCGGCGCGTCGACGGAGCAGAACTGGTGGTACCAGTTCAGCAACGAGCGCTCGGGGTACATGGCGGCCGGGCGCCTGATGGTGGACTCGCTGAAGGCGCGCGGCGACGGCCGGCTGACCGTGTACTTCGCGGGCACCCCGGCCAGCATCACGGGCTCCAAGCCGGGCGAGAACAACGGCGCGGCGTCCACGCTCAACCTCGACGCGGGCGGGATCGCCGCGGCCGACGCCGGGATCGCGCTGGTGACCTGCGCCGAGACGCAGTTCATCATCGCCGAGGCGCAGTATCGCCTGGGCGCGGCCCCGGCCACGATCTACACCGCGCTGAACGCGGGCGTGGCCTGCGAGCAGGCGCGCCACGGGACCAGCGCCATCGCCGCCGTTCCGGCGCTCACGGGCGCGGCGCTGTTCCACGAGATCATGATGCAGAAGTACTTCGCGCAGTTCCTGAACATGGACGCGATGAACGACTACAAGCGCACCTGCCAGCCGAACGTGGCGGCGGCGGTGAAGGTCGGCTCGCCCGTCCAGAACGACCCGATTCCGTCGCGCCTGCTGTACGGGCAGTCGGAGCGGCAGGCCAACAGCGACAACCTCAGCGCTCCGGGCACCGGCAACAACGGGATCCGGAACCGCAACGACCCGATCAGCTGCGCGTCGGTCACGGGGCTGGCCGGCGCCTGACGGCCGGGGTTCATGCAGCACACGAGGCCGGTCTCGCCCCCGGGCGGGGCCGGCCTCGGCTTCACGCGTAAGGGCGCCGTGGCGGCGGCCGTACGCCCGGCACGGCACCCAGGAAGGATGGTTCGCATGCGATCGGTTTCGGTGCTCCTGCTCCTGTCCATGGCGCTCGGCGGCTGCTACTCGTACGCGCCGGTGGACACCAACACCCGGCCGTCGCCCTCCAGCGACGTGCGCGTGCGGCTGTCGCGGCCGATGGACTTTCCCATCAGCGACGTGACGGTGCGTGACGTGGTGGAACTGCGCGGCGAGGTGGTGCCGTCGCAGGACACGGCGATGACGCTGTCGGTGTTCGGGCTGCGCTCGCAGACGGGGTACGGAGTCGACGCCTCGGGCGAAACGGTGAGCTTCCCGCGCACCGCCGTGGTGGGGCTGGCGCAGAAGCGGATCTCGCCCTGGCGGTCGGCCGTCTTCGGCGCCCTGCTGGTGGGCGGCGCGGTTGCGCTGCGCGCCACGGGCGTGATCAGCGGCAACGGCGGCAGCGGCTCCGGGACCGGGACCCAGAAGTAGTTTCCGGATTCGCCCACCAACGGAGAACGGCCGCTCCCGCGGGCTTCGCGGGGGCGGCCGTGCTGTATTCACACCAGGATGGGGATGGCCTCTCATACCAATTCCGAGGATTCAGTGTTCATTCCGACATCCTCAAAACAATGGCTCACACGGAGGAAACGGAGGTAACGGAGGAACTCCGATCGCGTTCAGTTCCTCCGTTGTCTCCGTTTCCTCCGTGTGAGACTCTTCAGTTCAGGAGCATGGGAATGCTCGGTAAATCCTGAGAAACGGTATCATGGAGGAAATTTGCCGTTCGCGGCGATCTCCCAGTCTTCCATGAGATGATAGAAGGAAGAATCTCACGCAGAGCAGCAGAGGGAGCAGAGAACCGACCGTCGTTCTCTGCTCCCTCTGCTGCTCTGCGTGAGTCCATTCCTCTTCCGGATGATCAGCCCCCGCCCGGCGTCGGCTACGCGCGCTCCTTCAGCCAGATGAGGACCACGCCGCACTCCGAGCCGGGGCGGCGGAACTCGACGGGGACCTCGGAGAGGCGGCGGTAGACCTCGATCCCCTCCACCTCGTCGGGGCGCACGTCGTTGGGGACGCCGGCGAAGTCGGGCTGGTAGCTCACCCCGTCGAGGTAGTACTGCACGGGGCAGTCGCCCGGCTCCCAGCGCGGGTCCACGCGGTACATGGCGGGGGTGGCGCCGTTCATGATCAGCCGGTCGCCGCGCGAGGTGTTGGCCACGCGCACGCCGGGGATCTCGCGGAAGATGTCGGTCAGGCGCCGCGGCTTGCGCCGGTCGATCTGCTCGCGGGTGACGAACGACCCGCGCCCGCGCTCCATCCGCTGGTAGAAGCGCTGCAGCGGGGGACTCATCGGCGGGCGCTGGCTGGTGGCCCGCACCTGGCCCAGCGCCACGGGCGCGGGGGTCAGCGCCACCTCGAGGGTGGCGGGGCCGGACGCCACCTCGCGCCGTTGCTCGTCGTAGCCCAGGCGGCGCACCAGCACGGTCTCGCGGTCGCTGCGCAGCGGCAGGAGCGCGCGCCCCAGGCTGTCGGTGCTGGTGCGGGTGTTCCCCACCCACACCTCGGCGCCGCTCACGGACGATCCGTTCGACGAGTCGGTGACGTGCACCACCAGGAAGCGGTCGCCGGCGGATCCGGCCGCGGGCTGCTGGGCGGGCGCGGGCGAGGCGAGCGCGATCAGGCCGCCGCAGCAGGCGGCGAGCACCAGGAGTGGTGGACGGGTCCAGGCAAGGCGCATGGCGACCTCCCCTGCGGGGTGTTCCGGCCCCCGGCTGACAGCCGGCCGGAAGAGCGGATCAAGCATAAAGCGAGCCGCTCGTGGATCGGCGGAAACACGGCGTTTTCGGCTGTGCCGCCGTCAAATTCCGTCTCGTTGCGGGGCGCCGCCGCCACGGTGCGGACGGACGCGGCGCCCCGGTCCCCCGCCCCTCAGCGCCGGGCGGCGGAGGTCCAGACGACCACCGTGCCGCACGCCGCCGACGAGTTGCTGCGGAACTCCACCGGCGTCTCGGCGAGGCTGCGGTACACCTCCAGCGCCTCGATCAGGCTGACCGGCACGTCGCTGGAGATGTCGCCCTCGACGCTGGGGTAGAAGAGCGCGCCGTCAACGTAGAACTGCACCTGGCAGTCGCCGGCGCCCGAGCGCTGCGACGCACCCTGCGCGTCGGCGCCCAGCCCGGCGAGCGCGGGCGTGGGGGCGTCGGGATCGCCGGCGCCGCGCTCCCGCGCGCGGTCGGCGGCGCGCTGGTTCTCGATCGCCACCTGCGGGTTGTAGGTGCGCGAGCCGATCTGCCCCACGGCGCGCGGGGCGACGGCGCCGGCCATCTGGATCTTCAGCCCGCCGCGGCCGTCGTCCACCATCCGCACCCCCGGCATCCCCATGAACACGTCCACGGTGCGGTGCGGGTTCTTCTGCGCGATCTCGTCGCGCGTCATGAACACGCCGCGCCCGCTCCGGCGACGGCGGACGAAGTCGGCCAGCGTCGCACGCCCGGTGGCGGTCACGCCGGGGAGGCCCACGGCGTCGCCCGGGCTGGCGCTGGCCGCGGCGACGGCGCCGCCCGCGGCGGGGACGAGGACCAGGTCGCGCTGCAGCGGGGTGCCCGCGGCCAGGCGCACCTCGGTGCGGCTGCCGGGGCCGGCGGTGAGGGTCACCGACTGCCCCTCGGGAACGCCGCAGAGCGCGAATCCCCCCGCGTCGTCCGCCGCCGTCGCCACGTAGCCCGCGGCGCGCCGGGCGGCGCCGGTTCCCGACGCGCCCCAGGTGGCGCGGACGGTGGTGCCGCCGCCCGAGCCCTGCGGCGCGCGCAGCGAGCCGATGATCACCCCGCGCAACGGCTGCGCGCCGAGGTCGGGGCACACCGCCGCGGCCACCGTCGCCAGGCCGGGGACGGCGAGCGGGACCGGCGTGGTCTTCCCCGCCTCCGCAGCCACCGTCGCCGGGCGGACGGAGGCGGCCACGGGGCCCAGCCGGAAGTGCGTGAAGGCGACGGTGTAGGTGCCGCCGCGCAGCCCGCCGATGCGGAAGCGGCCGGCGGAGTCGGTCACCGCCTCGAACGAGGTGCCGGAGACGTAGACGCGCGCGCCGGAGAGCGGCGCGGCGCGGGTGCTGTCCCACACCACGCCCTCGATCGCCGCAAGCTCGCCCGCGCCCATCGCCGGCGCGCCGTTCTGGGCGGTGGTGGAGACGACCTCGCCGCCGTCCTCGCGGATGGCGAAGAGGCGCGCGTTCTCGTAGGCGGTGTAGATGTCGGCGTCGCGGCCGGGGGTGGTGCGGGCGCCCTGCTGGATCTCGACCTGCGGCATGCGGATGGACCAGCGGCGGACGATCCACGGGCCGTCGGCCAGCCGCGCGTACTCCACCGTGCCGCCCAGCCGCGGGTGGCTGACCGGGGTGGGGAGGCCGGTGTAGGTGTACTCCACCCGCCGCAGTTCGGCGGTGGCGCGGTCGAGCCAGAGCACGCCGCGGATGTCGGGAAGGCGCCGCCCGCCCACCGGCTCGAACGCCACGCCCACCAGCGAATCGCCCGCGGCGCCGTCGTCCGACAGGCGCAGGCAGTGGTCGTCGAGGAACTCGTCGGAGACCAGGACGGACGGGTCGGGACCGTAGTAGAAGGTGCCCTCCGCCGTGTTCTGCACCCATCCCTTCGCGGAGAGCTCGGCCGCGGGCGGGCTGGCGAAGGGGTGCGCGGCCACCGCGCCGGTGTCGCGGCGCGACTCGCGGATCACGCGCTGGCTGCGGGGATCGAGGTCGCGGTCCCACCGGGCCACGCGGTAGCGGAAGAGGCGCTGCTGCTGCCCGTAGGCGGCGGAGTTGAGCGCCTTGCGCGCCTCCTCCCACACCGTGGCCGTCTCCACCCCCGTTCCCGGGCGCACGGCGCAGCGGCGGGCGGCGGCGCTCACCACGATCTCGCCCAGCCGCAGCGGCGCGCCCTCGAGCTCCAGCCGCCGCTGTACCGTCTGTCCCGCGGCCAGCTCGAACGCGGGGGTGACGGTGGCGGCGAAGCCCACGCGCTCGGCGCGCAGCGTGTAGCGCCCGGCGGCCGGCGCGCGGAGGGCGAAGGCGCCGGAGCGGTCGCTGAGCGCGCCGGCGACCTGCTTGCCGGACGCGTCGAGGAGGACGACCAGCACCTGCCCCACGGGCGCGCCGGCGCCGTCGACGAGGCGGCCCTGCACCGCCTGCGCGGCGGCGGGCGCGGCGGCCAGGAGGAGCGCGGAAGCTGCGAGAAGGGTGGAGCGGAGACGCATTGCTACGGGAGATGTGGGGTTTCCGCGTGGCGCCGGCCTGGGATGTAACGAACCGGCCGGACGCCGTCTGACGTGCGCACGTACGCGCGCGCGAGGGAGATGCCGCGCCGCCGCTTCTGCGTGAGGGATGCGCGCCCGGAGGGCCGGGACCCCGGCGGGGCGGCGGCGGCGATGCCGGATGATGCGGGACGAGACCGGGCGGCGACGAATCCGCCGGGGGCCCGGCGCGGTTGGGCACAGCGGTATCGTGCCCTACCGCGCGCGCAGCCCGGCCCCCGCGCAGCGGGGGACACGCCCGCATCCCGCAGTTGTCCGTTAAAGTTAAGCGGCTACTCGATTTGGCGGTAGCTCAGAAGATCTGGAGATTGACGGTCTCGCCGGGCGACACGTTGATGTTGAAGGTGCGCGCCACCGCGTCGCTGCCGATGGGGTCGGCGATGAAGCGGAGCGAGGTGGCCGTCTGGATGAACGCGACCGGGATGGTGAGCCGCGCGCTGGACACGGCCTGCACCGTGCCCAGCCGCTGCTGCTGCAGCCCGTTGCTGACGTAGAGGGTGTACGCCAGGAAGTCGCGGTTCACCACCGCCACCGTGGTGGCCGGCGGGCGCGGGCGCGGGTTGTTTCCGCTGCTGCCGCCGCCCCCGCACGCGGCCAGGGCGAGCGCCAGCAGCACGGCCAGCGTGGCGGAGAGGGTCGCTCGCCGCATGGGTTCCTCCCGCGCCGCTCAGTTCGACCGCGTGAACTCGAACGAGACCGACACCGTGGCCGACGCCTGCTTGGTGTAGGTGACGGTGCTGGCCGTGTAGTTGCCCGAGTAGTTGTCCTCGAAGCGCGGCTTGAAGGTGATGGAGCCGCCCGACGCGCTCACGTCGCCCACGGTGTGGGCGCTGGTGGTGACGGTGGTGTCGGGGGTGGTCAGCCGGCTGCGGATGATCTCGTCGAAGCGCCCGTTGTCGAGCAGGACCAGGTCGCCGCTGAGCACGACCACCGTGGTGCCCGCCGGCGTGCCGGGAAGGGTGTACGGTGGCACCGTGCCGTTGATGCGGGTCAGCTCGTACGAGCCCGCGGCCGACGCGTCGAAGGTGGTGGAGTCGCTGCAGGCAGAGAGCACGAGGGCGATGCAGCCGAGCGAGCTCAGCGTGCGGCGGATCCCACGAGCGGGCATGGCGTCTTCTCCGGGTGCATGGGTCGGGCGCGCCGGGCGGCGCGTTGGTTCGGCAGCATAACGTGTGGGAGCGGTGCTTTCTTACTCCCGTGGGGCGATTCGGTTTCGGTCCGTCCGCATCTGCGGCGTGCGATGCAGGATTTCGCTGCAATCTTCGCGCGCGCGGGGGTCATTTCGTCGTGCCCGTGGAGAGCGTGAGATGCGGCGCGGCGTCCGCACTTTCGCGCCGCCCGATTGCCGTGCATGATGCGCGTTGATGCTGTCCTGTGATGGGACAGACGACTTCACCTGTGAGGACGATGGCGATGCATCCACGCGCCGAGATGCTGGTCCGCGAGCTGGGCCTGCAGCCGCACCCCGAGGGCGGCTTCTACCGCGAGGTGTTCCGCTCCGCGCGCCGCGTGCAGCCGTTCGACGCGCGGCCGGCGAGGAGCGCGCTGACGCTGATCTACTTCCTGCTGGCGGACGGCGGCGCCAGCCGGTGGCACCGCGTGGCGTCGGACGAGGCGTGGAGCTGGGTGGAGGGCGACCCGCTCGAGCTGCTGCGCATCCCGCGCACGCTCGACGGCCTGTCGCGCCAGGTGCTCGCCGCGCCGGGGGAGGGCGCCGAAGCGCTGGCGGTCGTCCCCGCGGGCGAGTGGCAGGCGGCGCGCACGACGGGTGCGTACACGCTCGTCACCTGCGCGGTGGGCCCCGGCTTCGACTTCGCCGACTTCCGCATGATGAGCGACGATCCCGCCGCCACCGAGGCCGTCCGCGCGCGCTTCCCCGACGCGGCGGCGCTGATCTGAATCCCCCTGAAAAGAATGTCTCACGCAGAGGAGCAGAGGCAGCGGAGAACTAACCTCCGCTGCCTCTGCTCCTCTGCGTGAGACCTGTCGTGCGTCAGAATCCGGAGCCGTATCTCCGTTCAATGAACGCGCGGGCGGGTTCAATGGACGTACACTGAACGTGGCGCGCGCACCCTGCCGAACCGGTTCGGGCGGGACTCAAACGCTGTCGGGAGAATGGGTTGGGCGATCGAACCGCCGACACATGGCGGCCGGAACGCCCGATGCCCCTCCCGTCGCACGCCGCGGCCACGCACCGGCCGCGGCGCGTGAGGCCACGTCCATCCTCCTGACCGGAAGGCACGCATGCGCACCGTTCGCCGCGCCCGACCGTTTCTCCTCTGCCTGCTCGCGCTGGGGGCGTGTGGCAGGACCCACGGTCCCTCCCCCGACCGCAGCGAGGTCGCCACCACCTCCGACACCGTCGTTTCGGGGATGCAGGTGATGGAGCCGCCCGCGCCGGTGGCCGCGACCGCGCCGCCCGTCCCTGCGGACGGCTACGCGCTCCAGCGGCAGGAGGAGTTCAACCGCGAGCAGTACAGCCCCATCCAGGAGAACGAGTTCCGCGACGCGGCGGCCAACCCGCTCTCCACCTTCGCCATCGACGTGGACGCGGCCTCGTACGCCAACGTCCGCCGCTTCATCCTGGGCGAGGGGCGGATGCCGCCGCGCGACGCGGTGCGCATCGAGGAGCTGGTCAACTACTTCGACTACGACTATCCCGACCCGCGCGGCGACGCCCCCTTCTCCATCACCACCGAGGTGGCGCCGGCGCCGTGGAACCCCGCGCACCGGCTGGTGCACGTCGGCCTGCAGGGGCGGCGGATGGAGGCGGCCTCGCTTCCGCCCGCGAACCTGGTCTTCCTGGTCGACGTCTCCGGCTCGATGGACGAGCCCGGCAAGCTGCCGCTGCTGAAGGACGCGTTCGCGCTGCTGGTGGACAACCTGCGCCCGCAGGACCGCGTCTCCATCGTGGCCTACGCCGGCGCGGCGGGGCTGGTGCTGCCGCCCACCCCCGGCGGCGCGAAGGACCGCATCCGCGACGCCATCTCCACCCTGACGCCGCAGGGCTCGACGAACGGCGCGGAGGGGATCAAGCTCGCCTACCAGCTGGCGCGCGACGCCTTCATCCGCGGCGGCAACAACCGCGTGATCCTGGCCACCGACGGCGACTTCAACGTGGGCGTGAGCAGCGACGCCGAGCTGGTGCAGCTGATCGAGCGCGAGCGCCAGTCGGGCGTCTTCCTGACCGTGCTGGGCTTCGGGACGGGGAACCTGCAGGACACCAAGATGGAGCAGCTGGCCGACAAGGGGAACGGCAACTACGCCTACGTGGACGGGATCGACGAGGCGCGGCGGGTGCTGGTGGTGGAGATGGGCGGAACGCTCTTCACCATCGCCAAGGACGTGAAGGTGCAGGTGGAGTTCAATCCCGCGCGGGTGAAGGCGTACCGGCTGATCGGCTACGAGAACCGCCTGCTCGCGGCCGAGGACTTCAACGACGACCGCAGGGACGCCGGCGAGCTGGGCGCGGGCCACAGCGTGACCGCGCTGTACGAGGTGGTGCCGGCGGACGCGCCCGACAACCCCGCGCGCGGCACCGACCCGCTGCGGTACCAGACGCCCCGCGCGCGGTCGTCCGCGGCGGGGAGCAACGAGCTGCTGACGGTGAAGCTGCGCTACAAGGCGCCCGACGGCGACGCCAGCCGCCTGCTGGCGCATCCGCTCGTCGACCGGGCAACGCCGCTGGCCCGCACCTCGCCCGACTTCCGCTTCAGCGCCGCGGTGGCGGAGTGGGGGATGCTGCTGCGCCAGTCGCGCTTCCGCGGGGCGGCCAGCTACGGCGCGGTCACGTCGCTGGCCCGCGGCGCCATCGGCGACGACCGCGGCGGCTACCGCGCCGAGTTCCTGCGCCTGGTCCAGGTCTCGCAGCGCTTCGCCTCGCGCGAGCCCGGGGGTGATGATGACGGCGAGGTGACGGCGCTCGATCGCTGAGGCGGGCGGGCGATAGGCCTCACGCGGAGACGCGGAGGACGGGGGAGATACTGGTCATCTCCTCGTCCTCCGCGCTTTTTACCAGGCCAGGAATGAAGAAATCACACGGAGGAAACGGAGGAAACGGAGGACTGATGTGAGTTCCTCCGTTCCCTCCGTTTCCTCCGTGTGATGCATCTGTTCAGGAGCGATTGAGAACGCAAAGGGACTCGATCACCCCGCGAAGGTGCGGAAGTAGTCCTCCAGCCGCCGCGTGCCGTACGTGGGGGCGACGCAGTCCACCTGGCTGACCACGGCGCCGAAGGCCAGCAGCGCGGCGATGCGGCGGTTGAGCGGCTTCAGCACCGCCGCGGCGCCACGGAACACGCCGGGCGGCACGTGCGTCAGTTTCCCCGGCGCCGGTCGGCCGACGGCGCGGAAGGCGAGCTCCACGATCTCCGCGCGGGTGAAGACGTCCGGCCCCCCGACGGCGATCTCCGCCGCATCTCCCGCCACCGCATCGGCGCACACTTCCGCCAGATCGGCCTCGTGAATGGGATTGGTGCGCGCCTCGCCGCCGCCGATCACCACCCCGCGCCCCCGCTTCGCCATCTTCGCGATCTCGCCGAAGAAGGAGAAAAAGCCCGTCGGCCGCACGATCGCGTGCTCCATCCCCGACGCGCGCAGCTCGTCCGCGAAGCGCTCGTGCGCGCCGGTGTACTCCAGCGCCCGCATCCCCTGCGCGCCGTGGACGGAGACGTAGACGAACCTGCGCACGCCGGCCGCGCGCGCCGCGGCGAGCAGGTTCGAGTTCCCCTGCCAGTCGACCTCCAGCGGGCCGCGCCGGTCCCCGAACCCGCCGAGGCGCATCGACGCGCCGGCGCAGGAGAACACGACGTGGACGCCCGCGCACGCCGGGCCGAGCGTCGCCGGGTCGAGCAGGTCGCCCTGGACCGCCTCGTCCGCGGTGGCGTCGAGCCGCTCCGGGCGCCGGGCCAGCGCGCGAACGACGTAGCCGCGCGCCTTCAGCTCCTTTGCCACGCACCGCCCCAGGTGCCCCGAGGCGCCCGCCAGCAGCACCCGCTCCATCCCCGCCTCCGTCGTCCGTGTCTCCGTCCGCCGTCCCGCCGGGCGCGCAAATTCCGCCGCACGGAACGCGGGGGTGATCGGAAGATCCCCGCATCCCCCGTCATCGTTTTCCGCACCGCCATGTCAGGAGAATCCCGATGGTCCGGGAGACGTCAGAAGAGCGAGATCTGGTCTCCGATCTGGCCCGGGTCCACGGGCGAGATGCCCAGGCGGCGCTGCAGGTCGCGCGCGGAGGCGGGGGAGTGGCCGGCGAAGTGGTTGTTCGCGTAGCCGTGGACGGTGACGCCGCGCAGCTGGCGCAGCACCCCGGCCCACTCGTCGATCTCCGCCGTCCGGTCCACCTGGACGTGCGAGAAGTCGGTGAGGTCGCGGTTCGGCCCCATCCACCGCAGGTAGTGGAAGTCCGCGGTGGGCCTGGTCGCCAGCTCCAGCACCGTCTCGCGCGGGATCCAGCGCCCGTCGCTGAGCGCCAGCGCCACGTTGTGCTCGGCGAGCATCGAGAGGAGGTCGTACAGCACGTCGGGGCGCGTCCACCGCTGCTGCCGCACCTCCACGGCGAAGCGCAGGTCGCGCGGCAGCCTGGGCACGAACGCTTCCAGCGCGTCCCAGTCCGCCGGCGAGAACTCCGGGCCGAGCTGCACCAGGATCGGCCCCAGCTTGGGCCCGAGCAGGCGGGCACGGTCGAGGAAGAGCTCCGTCTCCGCCTCCGCGCGGCGCAGGTGGCGCTCGTGGGTGATCTCCTGCGGGAGCTTGAGGGCGAAGACGAAGTCCGGCGGCGTGCGCTCCGCCCACCCGCGCACCGTCTTCGCCGGCGGGATGGCGTAGAAGGTGGAATCGACCTCCACCGTGCCGAACGCCTGCGCGTAGAGCGACAGCATGTCGGCCGGGCGGGTGCCCTCGGGATAGAAGGGCCCCACCCACGCCGCGTAGTTCCACCCCTGCGTGCCGATCAGCACCCGGTCCGCCACGCGCATCCTCCGTTCACGTCCGTGGACGCGGACGATGCGGCGGCGCGGCGCGGGGCGCAAGGGAGAAGGGGAGAAAGAGGGTGGAGATGAGGATGCCGACCGAGAGATCGCATCGCAACGCGGAGCGGTCCGCGATGGATTCGCCGCGGGGTGAAACTTCCGGCGCGGGGGGCGCGTACGGCCCTTCGGCCCGGCGGAACCCGCCTTTCTCTCGCAGTCCCCAGAACCGGAGCGCGTACGATGGAGCAGAACGGAAGCAAGCTGGAGCGGATCCTCAAGTGGATCGTGCTGGTGATCCTGGCGGTGGTGGCGCTGAAGATCGTGTTCAGCATCCTGGCCGTGGCCTGGGTCCTCGGCGGGTTCCTGCTGACCAAGGTGCTGCCGCTGGTGCTGCTGGTGTGGCTGGTGCTGAAGCTCGTCCAGTGGTGGAAGGATCGCAACGGCGGCGAGACCGTCACGGCCGAGGCTACGGTCGAGGAGTACTGAGCTCCGGCGCGGGTCGCCGGGCCGCACGCATACCCAGGACCGACGCCGCGGGGGCGCTCTCACGAGCGCTCCCGCGGCTCGCGCTTTCATCCCCCGGCTCCACGACCTTCTGGCCGTGGAGCCGAACCGTGCCTATCATGCAAGGCACTCCCCCCGAAACCGACGCACCATGGCCACGACCGCACCCACGCCGTCGCCGCTCCTGCGCGGCTGGCTGGAGCAGCTCGAGCGCATCCGCCGCGACGCGGCGGAGCTCACGGACGGGATCACCGACGCGCAGTTCGCCTGGAAGCCCGGGCCCGGCAAATGGTCCGTCGGGCAGATCGTGAACCACCTCGTCGTCTCCGGCGCGAGCTACCTCGACCGCATCGCCCCCGCGCTGGCCGACGCCCGCGCGCGCGGCCTCCACGATCGCGGAGACTATCGCCCGAGCCTGATCGGCGGGCTGATGGTGCGCTCGTTCGAGCCGCCGCCGCGGCTGAAGCTCAAGGCGCCGCGTATCTACCGCCCCGCCGACGCGGGTCCCGCGCTCGATCGCGAGACGGAGTTGGCGGCGTGGCGCGCGCTGCACGACCGCTTAGAGGCGCTGGTCGGCGAGGCGGCGGGGCTGGACCTGCGCCGCATCCGCATCGTCTCGCCCGTCACCTCGCTGGTGCGGATGAACGCG encodes the following:
- a CDS encoding SDR family oxidoreductase yields the protein MERVLLAGASGHLGRCVAKELKARGYVVRALARRPERLDATADEAVQGDLLDPATLGPACAGVHVVFSCAGASMRLGGFGDRRGPLEVDWQGNSNLLAAARAAGVRRFVYVSVHGAQGMRALEYTGAHERFADELRASGMEHAIVRPTGFFSFFGEIAKMAKRGRGVVIGGGEARTNPIHEADLAEVCADAVAGDAAEIAVGGPDVFTRAEIVELAFRAVGRPAPGKLTHVPPGVFRGAAAVLKPLNRRIAALLAFGAVVSQVDCVAPTYGTRRLEDYFRTFAG
- a CDS encoding DUF72 domain-containing protein — protein: MADRVLIGTQGWNYAAWVGPFYPEGTRPADMLSLYAQAFGTVEVDSTFYAIPPAKTVRGWAERTPPDFVFALKLPQEITHERHLRRAEAETELFLDRARLLGPKLGPILVQLGPEFSPADWDALEAFVPRLPRDLRFAVEVRQQRWTRPDVLYDLLSMLAEHNVALALSDGRWIPRETVLELATRPTADFHYLRWMGPNRDLTDFSHVQVDRTAEIDEWAGVLRQLRGVTVHGYANNHFAGHSPASARDLQRRLGISPVDPGQIGDQISLF
- a CDS encoding DinB family protein, with the translated sequence MATTAPTPSPLLRGWLEQLERIRRDAAELTDGITDAQFAWKPGPGKWSVGQIVNHLVVSGASYLDRIAPALADARARGLHDRGDYRPSLIGGLMVRSFEPPPRLKLKAPRIYRPADAGPALDRETELAAWRALHDRLEALVGEAAGLDLRRIRIVSPVTSLVRMNAGDSFMIVLSHERRHLWQMRRVRESPGFPAG